A genomic window from Micromonospora violae includes:
- a CDS encoding NADH:flavin oxidoreductase/NADH oxidase, with protein MSSLFTPLALRAVTLPNRIALAPMCQYSAGPDGLPTDWHLIHLGSRAVGGAGLVLTEATAVLPEGRISPQDTGLWSGAHVDAWRPVTAFVAAHGAVPAVQLAHAGFKASTYRPWAPERGGVPDAEGGWTPVAPGSEPFAADYRTPTGLDEAGIAGVVEAFAAGAARALDAGFAAVEIHAAHGYLLNEFLSPLTNHRTDSYGGDRAARMRLTLEVARAVRAAVGEDVPVLTRISATDWVEGGWTIEDSVVLAGELAGVGVDLVDASSGGVSVDQRIPLGPGYQVPLAAQIRREAGVPTGAVGLIVEPEHAEQIVTNAEADLVLLGRELLRDPYWPRRAAAKLGVAYSGPAQYARA; from the coding sequence ATGAGCTCCCTGTTCACTCCCCTGGCCCTACGCGCGGTCACCCTGCCCAACCGGATCGCCCTGGCACCGATGTGCCAGTACTCCGCCGGCCCCGACGGTCTGCCCACCGACTGGCACCTGATCCACCTCGGCAGTCGCGCGGTCGGCGGTGCCGGCCTGGTCCTGACCGAGGCGACCGCCGTGCTCCCCGAAGGCCGGATCAGCCCACAGGACACCGGCCTCTGGTCCGGGGCGCACGTCGACGCCTGGCGACCGGTGACCGCGTTCGTCGCCGCCCACGGCGCGGTGCCGGCCGTGCAACTCGCGCACGCCGGCTTCAAGGCGTCCACCTACCGCCCGTGGGCCCCGGAGCGCGGCGGTGTGCCGGACGCCGAGGGCGGCTGGACGCCCGTCGCCCCCGGCTCGGAGCCGTTCGCCGCCGACTACCGGACCCCGACCGGCCTCGACGAGGCCGGCATCGCCGGTGTGGTCGAGGCGTTCGCGGCCGGCGCCGCTCGCGCGCTGGACGCCGGCTTCGCCGCCGTGGAGATCCACGCCGCCCACGGTTACCTGCTCAACGAGTTCCTCTCGCCGCTGACCAACCACCGCACCGACTCCTACGGCGGCGACCGGGCCGCCCGGATGCGACTCACCCTGGAGGTGGCCCGCGCGGTGCGCGCCGCGGTCGGCGAGGACGTGCCGGTGCTGACCCGGATCTCCGCCACCGACTGGGTCGAGGGCGGCTGGACGATCGAGGACAGCGTGGTGCTCGCCGGCGAACTGGCCGGCGTCGGCGTCGACCTGGTCGACGCGTCCTCCGGCGGGGTGAGCGTGGACCAACGCATCCCGCTCGGCCCCGGCTACCAGGTGCCGCTGGCCGCCCAGATCCGCCGCGAGGCCGGTGTGCCCACCGGCGCGGTCGGGCTGATCGTGGAGCCCGAGCACGCCGAGCAGATCGTCACCAACGCCGAAGCCGACCTGGTGCTGCTGGGCCGGGAACTGCTGCGCGACCCGTACTGGCCGCGCCGCGCCGCCGCGAAGCTCGGCGTCGCGTACTCCGGGCCCGCCCAGTACGCCCGCGCCTGA